One Nesterenkonia populi DNA window includes the following coding sequences:
- a CDS encoding Maf family protein: MSAQPRLILASASPSRRQILLDAGIEFDIVVSEVDERAAVEAAREAGQQVGPAEEALLLAQTKAENVASRPEARGAFVLGCDSVFELDGTAYGKPYEVDVAVARWQQMRGRTGALHTGHFLVAAGSATSTAQHSWLGSAALTSGPLGVPEGSLASAEETVSSDITFGQPSDEQIRAYCASGEPLHCAGAFTLEGGAAEFIDRVDGDRDAVIGVSPAALGRLLERLGSTIKDFRTNTTKDA; this comes from the coding sequence ATGAGCGCCCAGCCCCGCCTGATCCTCGCCTCAGCCTCGCCCAGCAGGCGCCAGATCCTCCTCGACGCCGGGATCGAGTTCGACATCGTCGTCTCCGAGGTGGACGAGCGCGCCGCCGTCGAGGCCGCCCGTGAGGCCGGTCAGCAGGTCGGCCCCGCCGAGGAGGCGCTGCTGCTCGCCCAGACCAAGGCAGAGAATGTGGCTTCCCGCCCGGAGGCCCGCGGCGCGTTCGTGCTGGGCTGCGACTCCGTCTTCGAGCTGGACGGCACCGCCTACGGCAAGCCCTACGAGGTCGACGTCGCCGTGGCCCGCTGGCAGCAGATGCGCGGCCGCACCGGAGCCCTGCACACGGGCCACTTCCTGGTGGCGGCCGGGTCGGCGACGTCCACCGCGCAGCATTCCTGGCTGGGCTCCGCCGCCCTGACCTCCGGACCCTTGGGCGTGCCCGAGGGCTCTCTGGCCTCCGCGGAGGAGACCGTCTCCTCCGACATCACCTTCGGTCAGCCCTCTGACGAGCAGATCCGGGCCTACTGCGCCTCCGGGGAGCCGCTGCACTGCGCCGGCGCGTTCACCCTGGAGGGCGGGGCCGCCGAGTTCATCGACCGCGTGGACGGCGACCGTGATGCCGTCATCGGGGTCTCGCCCGCCGCCCTGGGCCGGCTCCTGGAGCGCCTGGGCAGCACCATCAAAGACTTCCGCACCAACACCACGAAGGACGCCTGA
- a CDS encoding acetyl/propionyl/methylcrotonyl-CoA carboxylase subunit alpha, with the protein MTEFSKVLIANRGEIAVRIIRAAHDEGLSAVAVYAEPDRDAVHVRLADEAYALGGESAADSYLVIEKLVDAAKTTGADAVHPGYGFLSENADFAQAVLDAGLVWIGPSPAAIRTLGDKVIARQIAEKVGAPLAPGTKQPVKDVQEVLKFADKQGLPIAIKAAHGGGGRGIKVVRERDEIVELYESAVREATAAFGRGECFIEKFLDRPRHVETQCLADAHGDIVVVSTRDCSLQRRNQKLVEEAPAPYLSRQQTRQLYRSSKAILKEAGYTGAGTCEFLIGQDGTISFLEVNTRLQVEHPVTEEVTGIDLVREQFRIARGEKLGYEDPEVRGHSFEFRINGEDAGRSFMPAPGTLERFETPAGPGVRVDSGVRAGESISGAFDSMVAKLIVTGADRRQALQRASRALDEMQVDGMPTVLPFHRIVVADEAFAPELTQKSPSSFTVHTRWIETEFEGKITPYNALTAHTGGAEAEPREDVVVEVNGKRVTVSVPGGLANGKLGAGKAAAPKKARRKRTTTVAAASGEALTSPMQGTVVKVAAKDGDKVAEGDLVVVLEAMKMEQPITAHKSGKIKGLKVKPGTGVKGGDTIAGIEG; encoded by the coding sequence ATGACCGAGTTCTCCAAAGTACTGATCGCCAACCGCGGGGAGATCGCGGTCCGCATCATCCGCGCCGCCCACGACGAGGGCCTTTCCGCGGTAGCCGTCTACGCGGAGCCGGACCGCGACGCCGTGCACGTCCGCCTGGCCGACGAGGCATATGCCCTCGGCGGCGAGTCCGCCGCCGACTCCTACCTGGTGATCGAGAAGCTCGTCGACGCCGCGAAGACCACCGGCGCCGACGCCGTGCACCCCGGCTACGGGTTCCTCTCCGAGAACGCCGACTTCGCCCAGGCGGTGCTCGATGCAGGGCTGGTGTGGATCGGCCCCTCCCCCGCGGCGATCCGCACGCTGGGCGACAAGGTCATCGCCCGGCAGATCGCCGAGAAGGTCGGCGCCCCCCTGGCACCGGGCACCAAGCAGCCGGTCAAAGACGTCCAGGAGGTCCTGAAGTTCGCCGACAAGCAGGGCCTGCCGATCGCCATCAAGGCAGCCCACGGCGGCGGCGGACGCGGCATCAAAGTGGTCCGCGAGCGTGACGAGATCGTGGAGCTCTACGAGTCCGCGGTGCGTGAGGCCACCGCCGCCTTCGGCCGCGGGGAGTGCTTCATCGAGAAGTTCCTGGACAGGCCCCGCCACGTGGAGACCCAGTGCCTGGCGGACGCCCACGGCGACATCGTCGTGGTCTCCACCCGCGACTGCTCCCTGCAGCGCCGCAACCAGAAGCTGGTCGAAGAGGCCCCCGCCCCCTACCTCTCCCGGCAGCAGACCCGGCAGCTGTACCGGTCCTCCAAGGCGATCCTGAAGGAGGCCGGCTACACCGGGGCCGGCACCTGCGAGTTTCTGATCGGGCAGGACGGCACCATCAGCTTCCTCGAGGTCAACACCCGTCTGCAGGTGGAGCACCCGGTCACCGAGGAGGTCACCGGCATCGACCTGGTCCGCGAGCAGTTCCGGATCGCCCGGGGGGAGAAGCTCGGCTACGAGGACCCGGAGGTCCGAGGGCACAGCTTCGAGTTCCGCATCAACGGGGAGGACGCCGGCCGCAGCTTCATGCCGGCCCCCGGCACCCTGGAGCGCTTCGAGACCCCAGCCGGGCCCGGCGTGCGCGTGGACTCCGGGGTGAGGGCCGGGGAGAGCATCTCCGGGGCCTTCGACTCCATGGTGGCGAAGCTGATCGTCACCGGCGCAGACCGCAGGCAGGCTCTGCAGCGAGCCTCCCGGGCCTTGGATGAGATGCAGGTCGACGGCATGCCGACCGTCCTGCCCTTCCACCGGATCGTGGTCGCCGACGAGGCGTTCGCTCCCGAGCTGACCCAGAAGTCGCCGTCATCCTTCACGGTTCACACCCGCTGGATCGAGACTGAGTTCGAAGGGAAGATCACCCCCTACAACGCCCTGACCGCTCACACCGGGGGGGCTGAGGCCGAGCCCCGTGAAGACGTGGTGGTGGAGGTCAACGGAAAGCGGGTCACCGTCTCAGTGCCCGGCGGCCTCGCCAACGGCAAGCTGGGCGCCGGCAAGGCCGCCGCGCCCAAGAAGGCCCGCCGCAAGCGCACGACGACGGTCGCGGCAGCCAGCGGTGAGGCACTCACGTCCCCCATGCAGGGGACAGTGGTGAAGGTCGCCGCGAAGGACGGCGACAAGGTGGCCGAGGGCGACCTTGTCGTGGTGCTGGAGGCCATGAAGATGGAGCAGCCCATCACCGCCCACAAGTCCGGCAAGATCAAGGGCCTGAAGGTCAAGCCCGGCACCGGCGTCAAGGGCGGCGACACCATCGCCGGCATCGAAGGCTGA
- a CDS encoding acyl-CoA carboxylase subunit beta, with translation MTSEPDLKTTAGKLAEFRRRRDESLAPAGQAAVEKQHNRGKHTARERVEMLLDEGSFVELDALAVHRSTAFGMDSKHPIGDGLVSGYGTVDDRLVAVYAQDFTVFGGSLSKVNGEKIVKVQEFAARNGCPVIGINDGGGARIQEGVASLAMFADIFRNNVRSSGVVPQITLIMGPSAGGAAYSPALNDFIIMVDKTSHMFITGPDVIKSVTGEDVDMESLGGARSHSTTTGTAAYMAQDEEDAIEFAKELLEFLPLNNLAEAPVEEDTADAAEARPKVEPEDEALNELIPDSASTPYDMTALIEQILDDGHFLQLQAMYAPNIIIGFGRVEGRSVGVVANQPSQFAGTLDISASEKAARFVRFCDAFNIPVLTLVDVPGFLPGTDQEWNGIIRRGAKLLYAYAEATVPKITVITRKAFGGAYIVMGSKKLGADVNLAWPTAQIGVMGAQGAVNILYRRDLAETEKDGGDVEARRTELIDDYEAQLLNPYQAAELGYIDVVIEPAETRWQIAKALRATFHKRESLPAKKHGNIPL, from the coding sequence ATGACCTCTGAGCCCGACTTGAAGACGACTGCTGGGAAGCTGGCCGAGTTCCGGCGTCGTCGTGATGAGTCCCTGGCCCCGGCCGGTCAGGCCGCCGTGGAGAAGCAGCACAACCGCGGCAAGCACACCGCCCGGGAACGCGTGGAGATGCTGCTGGACGAAGGCAGCTTCGTAGAGCTCGACGCGCTGGCCGTCCACCGCTCCACCGCCTTCGGGATGGACAGCAAGCACCCCATCGGCGACGGGCTGGTCTCCGGGTACGGCACCGTCGACGACCGGCTGGTGGCCGTCTACGCCCAGGACTTCACCGTCTTCGGCGGCTCCCTCTCCAAGGTCAACGGCGAGAAGATCGTCAAGGTTCAGGAGTTCGCCGCCCGCAACGGCTGCCCGGTGATCGGGATCAACGACGGCGGCGGGGCCCGCATCCAGGAGGGCGTCGCCTCCCTGGCGATGTTCGCCGACATCTTCCGGAACAACGTGCGCTCCTCCGGCGTCGTCCCCCAGATCACCCTCATCATGGGGCCCTCCGCCGGCGGGGCTGCCTACTCCCCGGCGCTGAACGACTTCATCATCATGGTCGACAAGACCAGCCACATGTTCATCACCGGCCCCGACGTCATCAAATCCGTCACCGGCGAGGACGTGGACATGGAGAGCCTCGGCGGGGCCCGGTCCCACTCCACCACCACCGGCACAGCCGCCTACATGGCCCAGGACGAGGAGGACGCGATCGAGTTCGCCAAGGAGCTCCTCGAGTTCCTGCCGCTGAACAACCTCGCCGAGGCCCCCGTGGAGGAGGACACCGCAGACGCCGCAGAGGCACGCCCCAAGGTGGAGCCGGAGGACGAGGCGCTCAACGAGCTCATCCCCGACTCGGCCTCCACCCCCTACGACATGACGGCTCTGATCGAGCAGATCCTCGACGACGGGCACTTCCTGCAGCTGCAGGCGATGTACGCGCCCAACATCATCATCGGCTTCGGCCGGGTGGAGGGCCGCAGCGTCGGAGTCGTCGCCAACCAGCCCTCCCAGTTCGCCGGCACCCTGGACATCTCCGCCTCCGAGAAGGCCGCCCGGTTCGTCCGCTTCTGCGACGCGTTCAACATCCCCGTGCTCACCCTGGTGGACGTGCCCGGGTTCCTGCCCGGCACCGACCAGGAGTGGAACGGCATCATCCGCCGCGGCGCGAAGCTGCTCTACGCCTACGCGGAGGCCACCGTCCCCAAGATCACCGTGATCACCCGGAAGGCCTTCGGCGGCGCCTACATCGTGATGGGCTCCAAGAAGCTCGGCGCTGACGTGAACCTCGCCTGGCCCACCGCCCAGATCGGCGTGATGGGCGCCCAGGGTGCGGTCAACATTCTCTACCGCCGGGACCTCGCCGAGACCGAGAAGGACGGAGGCGACGTCGAGGCCAGGCGCACCGAGCTCATCGACGACTACGAGGCCCAGCTGCTCAACCCCTACCAGGCCGCCGAGCTGGGCTACATCGACGTCGTCATCGAGCCCGCCGAGACCCGCTGGCAGATCGCCAAGGCCCTGCGCGCCACGTTCCACAAGCGTGAGTCCCTGCCCGCCAAGAAGCACGGGAACATCCCGCTGTGA
- a CDS encoding PP2C family protein-serine/threonine phosphatase: protein MTLSDDSTDALQGPYVDYGYGSHVGLRRELNEDSYVVTDGLFAVADGMGGHEAGEVASSLAVQALAEGWERTGGDVGEAEIQEFLDDADRRIREATDSKAGTTLSGAVVVETPTEDSSSQWQWLVFNIGDSRTYLLNDGAFIRLTRDHSQVQDLVDSGMITAEEMHTHPQRNVITRALGAGDVWGADFSTATVTTGQRLLICSDGLTGELTDQQIATILNAGHSAQETVDWLIHQSLRFGGRDNVTVVLVDVKEGN from the coding sequence GTGACTCTGAGCGACGACAGCACCGACGCCCTGCAGGGGCCTTACGTCGACTACGGCTACGGCTCTCATGTGGGGCTGCGCCGCGAGCTCAACGAGGACTCCTACGTGGTGACCGACGGGCTCTTCGCGGTCGCCGACGGCATGGGCGGCCACGAGGCCGGCGAGGTCGCCTCGTCCCTGGCGGTCCAGGCGCTGGCTGAGGGATGGGAGCGCACCGGGGGCGACGTCGGCGAGGCCGAGATCCAGGAGTTCCTCGACGACGCCGATCGCCGCATCCGTGAGGCCACCGACTCCAAAGCCGGGACCACTCTCTCCGGCGCCGTCGTGGTGGAGACCCCCACCGAGGACAGCTCGTCCCAGTGGCAGTGGCTGGTGTTCAACATCGGCGACTCCCGCACCTACCTGCTCAATGACGGCGCGTTCATCCGGCTCACCCGCGACCACTCCCAGGTCCAGGACCTGGTGGACTCCGGAATGATCACTGCCGAAGAGATGCACACCCACCCGCAGCGCAACGTCATCACCCGAGCCCTGGGCGCCGGGGACGTATGGGGCGCGGACTTCTCCACTGCCACCGTCACCACCGGGCAGCGGCTGCTGATCTGCTCCGACGGGCTCACCGGTGAGCTCACGGACCAGCAGATCGCCACTATTCTCAACGCCGGCCACAGCGCCCAGGAGACCGTGGACTGGCTGATCCACCAGTCCCTGCGCTTCGGCGGCCGGGATAATGTCACGGTCGTACTCGTGGACGTCAAAGAAGGGAACTGA
- a CDS encoding adenylate/guanylate cyclase domain-containing protein, protein MATEQPDRTARPDYMAGETGAIEAATPGSFTDEELEAARADWSDFPAPKQKGAAEIAAQAASSNPTVSQTEDAAAFRGDALDDEDEDDDYSRHPETAAIPVPTPLQVEADTVQRAWHRRIKDLETRLLGAERTLTYREMAQHMGVSTRSARKLWRALGFPNLEEDARAFTAADAEALATMVDLVRQGLLNEETAISLTRSVGQMTDRMVVWQIEALVEDKITNEGYDDAEARTHVVESLPELIEPLQRLMAYAWRRQLSAGLQRLTVRVESGLAAVKRGRGTQQAPDAPLPLARAVGFADLVSYTSLSRQMSERTLAQMVQRFESKCAEIISIGGGRLVKTVGDEVFYNAETPEAGAEIALALAETIAADDVLPQARVSVVWGRVLSRMGDIYGPSVNLAARLTALADPGTVLVDTATAEALEDNESYLMVPQHPRVVRGFGEVAPSMLLRSGGGGIMLDEAEITAG, encoded by the coding sequence ATGGCTACTGAGCAGCCGGACCGCACCGCACGGCCCGACTACATGGCCGGGGAGACCGGGGCCATAGAGGCGGCAACCCCGGGATCCTTCACGGATGAGGAGCTGGAGGCCGCCCGCGCGGACTGGTCAGACTTCCCCGCCCCCAAGCAGAAGGGGGCTGCTGAGATCGCAGCCCAGGCGGCATCGTCGAATCCCACCGTCTCCCAGACTGAGGACGCCGCAGCCTTCCGCGGAGACGCCCTCGACGACGAGGATGAGGACGACGATTACTCCCGCCACCCGGAGACCGCCGCGATCCCCGTCCCCACGCCCCTGCAGGTGGAGGCCGACACCGTCCAGCGGGCCTGGCACCGGCGCATCAAAGACCTGGAGACCCGGCTCCTGGGAGCTGAACGCACCTTGACCTACCGGGAGATGGCCCAGCACATGGGGGTCTCCACCCGCTCGGCCCGCAAGCTCTGGCGGGCCCTGGGCTTTCCCAACCTGGAGGAGGATGCCCGCGCCTTCACCGCCGCGGACGCTGAGGCGCTCGCCACCATGGTTGATCTCGTCCGGCAGGGACTGCTGAACGAGGAGACCGCCATCAGCCTCACCCGGTCGGTGGGGCAGATGACTGATCGGATGGTCGTCTGGCAGATCGAAGCGCTGGTGGAGGACAAGATCACCAACGAGGGGTACGACGACGCCGAGGCCCGCACCCACGTGGTCGAGAGCCTCCCGGAGCTCATCGAGCCGCTGCAGCGGCTCATGGCCTACGCCTGGCGCCGGCAGCTCTCCGCCGGGCTGCAGCGGCTCACCGTGCGGGTGGAGTCAGGGCTCGCGGCCGTGAAGCGCGGGCGGGGCACCCAGCAGGCGCCCGATGCGCCGCTGCCGCTGGCCCGCGCCGTCGGATTCGCCGACCTGGTCTCCTACACCTCCCTGTCCCGCCAGATGAGCGAGCGCACCCTGGCCCAGATGGTCCAGCGGTTCGAGTCCAAATGCGCGGAGATCATCAGCATCGGCGGCGGCCGGCTGGTCAAGACCGTCGGGGACGAGGTCTTCTACAACGCAGAGACCCCGGAGGCCGGCGCGGAGATCGCCCTCGCCCTGGCGGAGACCATCGCCGCCGATGACGTTCTGCCCCAGGCTCGGGTCTCCGTGGTGTGGGGCAGGGTGCTCTCCCGCATGGGCGACATCTACGGGCCCTCTGTGAACCTCGCCGCCCGGCTCACTGCGCTCGCCGATCCCGGCACGGTGCTGGTGGACACCGCCACCGCCGAGGCCCTGGAGGACAACGAGTCCTATCTGATGGTGCCGCAGCACCCCCGGGTGGTGCGCGGGTTCGGGGAGGTGGCGCCGTCGATGCTGCTTCGCTCCGGGGGCGGCGGAATCATGCTTGATGAGGCGGAGATCACAGCCGGGTAA
- a CDS encoding FAD-binding monooxygenase, whose amino-acid sequence MHFHHHGYVSADPRVQAPAGIGLDRPQELPDEMDVLIVGSGPAGMIAAAQLAQFPEIHTRIIERRPGRLEVGQADGIQARSVETFQAFGFADEIINEAYRISEMTFWKPDPENPDHIVRTARPLDDEHGISEFPHLIVNQARVLDYFAEHMQRSPSRMSPDYGVEFLGLALEADHEHPVSVRVRHLTGTHEGQERTVRAKYVLGADGARSGVRAAIGRKLKGDQANHAWGVMDVLATTDFPDIRLKCAIQSRSGGNILHIPREGGHLFRMYVDLGEVAPNDGGKVRETSLDEVIAKANSILHPYTLDVKHVAWHSVYEVGHRMTDKFDDVPEEAAGTRAPRVFIAGDACHTHSAKAGQGMNVSMQDGFNLAWKLGQVLTGRSPESLLSTYSAERQTIAQNLIEFDKEWSALMAKKPEELDDPAAVEEFYVKTIEFPAGFMTQYEPSMITSTSEHQALAEGFMVGKRFKSAIVSRVCDSNPMHLGHHATADGRWRIYVFADSPAAGQDSALNGWAEWASTSPDSPVIRYTPEESDGDVIFDVKVIYQQNYREIEIPQVPEAFLPQVGPFELNYREKVFATGHGEDIFSERSVSRDGAVVIVRPDQYVAHVLPLEDTAALADFFSAIFSEPSA is encoded by the coding sequence GTGCACTTCCACCACCACGGCTACGTCTCAGCAGACCCCCGCGTCCAGGCACCTGCCGGGATCGGACTCGACCGGCCCCAGGAGCTCCCCGACGAGATGGACGTCCTGATCGTCGGCAGCGGTCCGGCCGGGATGATCGCCGCAGCACAGCTGGCGCAGTTCCCCGAGATCCACACCCGAATCATCGAACGCCGCCCCGGTCGGCTCGAGGTCGGGCAGGCCGACGGGATCCAGGCCCGCAGCGTCGAGACGTTCCAGGCGTTCGGGTTCGCCGACGAGATCATCAACGAGGCCTACCGGATCTCCGAGATGACGTTCTGGAAGCCGGACCCTGAGAACCCGGACCACATCGTCCGCACAGCCCGGCCCCTCGACGACGAGCACGGCATCAGCGAGTTCCCGCACCTGATCGTCAACCAGGCGAGGGTGCTGGACTACTTCGCCGAGCACATGCAGCGCTCGCCGTCCCGGATGAGCCCTGACTACGGCGTCGAATTCCTCGGTCTGGCGCTCGAGGCTGACCACGAGCATCCCGTCAGCGTGCGGGTCAGGCATCTCACCGGAACACATGAAGGCCAGGAGCGCACCGTCCGGGCCAAGTACGTGCTGGGCGCCGACGGGGCCCGCAGCGGGGTTCGCGCAGCCATCGGGCGCAAGCTCAAAGGCGACCAGGCCAACCACGCCTGGGGTGTGATGGACGTGCTGGCCACCACCGACTTCCCCGACATCCGCCTCAAATGCGCCATCCAGTCCCGTTCCGGCGGCAACATCCTCCACATCCCCCGGGAGGGCGGGCACCTCTTTCGCATGTACGTGGACCTGGGCGAGGTCGCCCCCAACGACGGTGGTAAGGTCCGCGAGACCAGCTTGGACGAGGTCATCGCCAAGGCAAACTCGATCCTGCACCCCTACACCCTGGACGTGAAGCACGTCGCCTGGCACAGCGTCTACGAGGTGGGGCATCGGATGACCGACAAGTTCGACGACGTGCCAGAGGAGGCCGCCGGAACCCGGGCCCCGCGGGTATTCATCGCCGGGGACGCCTGCCATACCCACAGCGCCAAGGCCGGGCAGGGGATGAACGTCTCCATGCAGGACGGGTTCAACCTGGCCTGGAAGCTCGGCCAGGTGCTCACCGGCCGCAGCCCGGAGTCCCTGCTGAGCACCTACTCCGCAGAGCGGCAGACCATCGCTCAGAACCTCATCGAGTTCGACAAGGAGTGGTCCGCTCTCATGGCGAAGAAGCCGGAGGAGCTGGACGACCCCGCCGCCGTCGAAGAGTTCTACGTCAAGACCATCGAATTCCCCGCGGGGTTCATGACTCAGTACGAGCCGTCGATGATCACCTCAACATCCGAGCACCAGGCGCTGGCCGAGGGTTTCATGGTGGGCAAACGGTTCAAATCGGCGATTGTCTCCCGCGTATGCGACAGCAACCCAATGCACTTGGGGCACCACGCCACCGCCGATGGCCGCTGGCGGATCTACGTATTCGCCGACTCCCCGGCAGCCGGACAGGATTCCGCGCTCAACGGCTGGGCGGAGTGGGCAAGCACATCCCCGGATTCCCCGGTGATCCGCTATACCCCCGAGGAGAGCGACGGCGACGTCATCTTTGATGTCAAAGTCATCTATCAGCAGAACTACCGAGAGATCGAGATCCCCCAGGTCCCTGAGGCCTTCCTGCCGCAGGTGGGGCCCTTCGAGCTGAACTATCGAGAGAAGGTCTTCGCCACAGGACACGGCGAAGACATTTTCTCCGAACGCAGCGTCAGCCGTGACGGAGCCGTCGTCATCGTCCGCCCTGACCAGTACGTGGCGCATGTGCTTCCGCTTGAGGACACTGCTGCGCTGGCCGACTTCTTCTCCGCGATCTTCTCGGAGCCCTCCGCATGA
- a CDS encoding NAD-dependent succinate-semialdehyde dehydrogenase: MSTLTVFNPATGEPIDEVHDFTGEEAAALVNTAQAAFEQWWRTSPRHRSEVLIDAYQRMNDDAERLRDLIVAENGKSRSDAAAEVAYASEFFRWYAEEAVRAPGYYGEAPAGGVRNVVTRHPVGVAVLITPWNFPAAMATRKIGPALAAGCSVLLKPASETPLTAFAIAEILAKAGVPDGVVQVAATSKASRVVTAWLQDERVRKLSFTGSTGVGRRLLAQCSERVVNTSMELGGNAPFIITADADIDAAVQGAMLAKFRNGGQACTAANRFYVHDAVAEEFADKFGQRISALTVGNPVEGYQIGPVIHAEAAQEIQALIDKALEQGGSIAARAQLPQGAGKAFLAPTLLTGVPSRAEILSEEIFGPVAPVATWSEEDEVIAEANAAEVGLASYVYAGSLRRAMHIGERLEAGMVGVNRGIVSDPSAPFGGVKQAGIGREGGSFGIEEFTEIQYLSVDWS, translated from the coding sequence ATGAGCACGCTGACAGTTTTCAACCCAGCCACCGGGGAGCCCATCGATGAAGTCCACGACTTCACAGGTGAAGAGGCCGCCGCTCTGGTGAACACCGCCCAAGCTGCCTTCGAGCAGTGGTGGAGGACCTCCCCGCGGCACCGGTCCGAAGTGCTCATTGATGCTTATCAGAGGATGAATGACGATGCGGAGCGGCTGCGCGATCTCATTGTCGCCGAGAACGGCAAATCACGGTCCGACGCTGCAGCGGAGGTCGCTTACGCCTCCGAGTTCTTCCGCTGGTACGCCGAGGAAGCAGTGCGCGCCCCCGGATACTACGGGGAAGCTCCTGCCGGGGGAGTGCGCAACGTCGTCACCCGCCACCCGGTGGGCGTGGCCGTGCTCATTACTCCCTGGAATTTCCCCGCGGCCATGGCCACCCGCAAGATCGGCCCGGCGCTGGCCGCCGGATGCTCGGTGCTGCTGAAGCCGGCGAGTGAAACCCCGCTGACAGCCTTCGCCATCGCCGAGATCCTCGCCAAGGCGGGAGTGCCTGACGGGGTGGTCCAGGTCGCGGCCACATCCAAGGCTAGTCGAGTGGTCACTGCGTGGTTGCAGGATGAACGGGTGCGCAAACTCTCCTTCACCGGGTCCACCGGAGTGGGCCGGCGGCTGCTTGCGCAGTGCTCGGAGAGAGTGGTCAACACATCCATGGAGCTGGGCGGTAACGCGCCCTTCATCATCACCGCTGACGCCGACATTGACGCGGCCGTGCAAGGGGCGATGCTCGCCAAGTTCCGCAACGGTGGTCAGGCCTGCACTGCCGCTAACCGGTTCTATGTCCACGATGCCGTTGCCGAAGAGTTCGCCGACAAATTCGGCCAGCGGATCAGCGCTCTCACAGTGGGCAACCCCGTCGAGGGATACCAGATCGGCCCCGTCATTCACGCTGAGGCAGCACAGGAGATACAGGCGCTGATAGACAAGGCGCTGGAGCAGGGCGGCAGCATTGCGGCTCGGGCCCAGCTGCCGCAGGGGGCGGGGAAAGCTTTCCTCGCGCCTACCCTGCTGACCGGAGTCCCTTCGCGCGCGGAGATCCTCTCCGAGGAGATCTTCGGGCCGGTGGCACCAGTGGCCACCTGGAGCGAGGAGGATGAGGTCATCGCTGAGGCCAACGCAGCTGAGGTAGGGCTGGCCTCCTACGTCTATGCAGGCAGCCTCCGCCGGGCGATGCACATCGGTGAACGTCTGGAGGCGGGAATGGTAGGCGTCAACCGAGGGATCGTCTCGGACCCCTCCGCACCCTTCGGTGGAGTCAAGCAGGCCGGAATTGGCCGTGAGGGCGGTTCCTTCGGCATCGAGGAGTTCACCGAAATCCAGTACCTCAGCGTCGACTGGTCCTGA
- a CDS encoding biotin--[acetyl-CoA-carboxylase] ligase, with protein METQARTLDEARLRRELVDAGVCGRLVRTESTASTTADLAKAAQQSGFAEVWPDFSALTAEKQTAGTGRTGRSWSSPRCTSLSTSLVLRPALPPEQRHWLSLVSGLALVQALREEHDVDASLKWPNDVLIGVGEDASGRKIAGSAAMIPPGDPQAVILGCGINVLQTAEELPTPTSTSLLLETSEPLGEDPRTDLLISWLRRFRALYLMAHGEGDIAPVRPLVVEQVSTIGQQVRVHLPGEEQVTGSAVAVEEDGGLTVETPHGSRTFRAGDVVHLRRDP; from the coding sequence ATGGAGACTCAAGCGCGCACCCTGGATGAGGCCCGGCTGAGGCGAGAGCTGGTGGACGCCGGGGTGTGCGGCCGCCTGGTGCGCACGGAGTCCACGGCCTCGACCACCGCGGACCTCGCGAAGGCCGCCCAGCAGTCCGGCTTCGCTGAGGTGTGGCCGGACTTCTCGGCGCTGACCGCGGAGAAGCAGACCGCGGGCACGGGCCGCACGGGACGGTCATGGTCCTCGCCGCGGTGCACGAGCCTCTCCACCTCGTTGGTGCTCCGCCCGGCCCTGCCCCCGGAGCAGCGGCATTGGCTGAGCCTGGTCTCAGGGCTGGCCCTGGTGCAGGCTCTCCGGGAGGAGCACGATGTCGACGCCTCGCTGAAGTGGCCGAATGACGTGCTGATAGGTGTCGGCGAGGACGCCTCGGGCCGCAAGATCGCAGGCAGCGCGGCGATGATCCCGCCCGGCGACCCGCAGGCGGTCATCCTCGGCTGCGGCATCAACGTGCTGCAGACCGCCGAGGAGCTGCCCACCCCGACCTCGACCTCCCTGCTCCTGGAGACGAGTGAGCCCCTGGGGGAGGACCCGCGCACCGACCTGCTCATCAGCTGGCTGCGCCGGTTCCGCGCCCTGTACCTGATGGCGCACGGCGAGGGGGACATCGCCCCCGTCCGGCCGCTGGTGGTGGAGCAGGTCAGCACCATCGGCCAGCAGGTCCGGGTGCACCTCCCCGGCGAGGAGCAGGTCACCGGATCTGCCGTCGCCGTCGAGGAGGACGGCGGCCTCACGGTCGAGACCCCCCACGGCTCCCGGACCTTCCGCGCAGGCGACGTCGTCCACCTCAGACGCGACCCGTAG